CCTCTGCTGGCGGTAAAACCAATTACAGCTCTGGAACCTTGGTCGATCTCGTTGCTAATTATGATTTCACCTCCAAATTTTTCCTTGGTTTAAATGCTACAAATTATAAAAAGAGAGATGGTGGGGGTTACTCTGGAGTAGCACTTTACCCAAGAATTCATTTTTCAGAACATTTCGGCCTAGGATTACGCGAAGAGTTTTTCCAAACGCATAAAGAGGAAGAAAATGGAATCCCTAGTTCCAATATCCTCGCAACCACCTTGACAGCAGAATATAATTACCATGGATTCAAATTTATTCCCGAAATCAGAATTGACAAAGGAAATACCGAACGATTCATCAAAAACGATCTAAGCCCAACCAAATCTGCAGGACAATTTCTGTTGGCCTGTGTCTACAGTTTCTAAACAACATTGCATTACACATAAAAGGAAAGAGCAGGTTCCAGTGGAATCTGCTATTTTTTATTTTCACAGCGGTCTAGTTATGCTGCACAAAGCAATTATCGAACACTTATCGAAACATGCCGATCCATAATACGATCAGATTCTGGCGCATCGGCCTTATACTTAGCAAACTGTGAGCCGTACCCCTCTGCACCGATCACCTGTTTGGAAAGCTGCTCTTTACTCAGGTAATCCTTTACAGCCGTTGCCCGCTCAAGCGATAACTTTTTATTAAAATCCTCATTGCCCGTTTTGTCGGTATAGCCACCGATCTTAATATTAGCTGCGGGAAAAGCCTTTAATATCGCTGCAAGATTACTTAGTTGCACCTGACTTTCAGGAAGTACCTCGGCTGTACCTGTTTTGAAATTCAGGTTATCGAAATCAAACCAGGTATTTTTCAGGGAATCTTCACCCATCGATTTATAATCGGATTTTAAAAATTGGACCAAGTGATCCTCTATCCCGCCTTTAAAAGCAGCAAGTTTGACACCGTTTGGTAGGATGACCTCCGTTTGCTCGCGCTCGACCATACCGGAACCCGTTTTCATAGTATCTGACTCTACCGTTGTCTTATTTACACTGGTGTCGGTAGCACCGTCTTGCTTGCTTCCACTACAGCCTTTTCCAAATAAAAACCAAAGTGCAGCCAATACGACCAGGGCGATTAAAATCTTCCACCAACCGCCACCGGAACCGGTTCCAGCGATTGCCGCCCTGGACTCTTCCGCTCTTGGCAGTGACAAGGGCTCTTTATGTGCTTCCAGTTCATTTGCCGGATTAATGGGTATTGACTTATGACTATCCACCTCCTTAGCAACATCAGCAGGAATTGCATGTTCAGTCGCGGATTCTTCCGGCGCAGAAAAATGCGCACCATCAAAAAGCTTCCCAAAGGCGCCTAAGCCTAACCCAGCTGGAACAGCAGCAGCAAAAGCGGTTTTATTTTCCTCCAAAACATGACCGATACGATCAAAATCCCAATTTTGGCCCTTATTTGTTAGACTGGAGAATATCGCGGGCAAAGAAAAATTCATTAATTTCCCAATGGAACTGCCGTCATACCCCAAATAACCGGCAACAGTACTCAAAACAGTATCCAGACCGCCACCAAATATTGATCCCAATAAACCCTGAGCATTCTCGCCTTTCACAGCAGGATCCCCTGCGGGCTCATCTGCTTTGGTCACACGACCGAGAAGCTCGTGGAAATCAAAATTCGCAAAGTGCTGCTTAGCCCTTTCAAGTATCGCCGAAATCCCACTGCCGGAATCGGAATGTTGGCTTAAACCTAAAAACAAGGCGGGAATTGTTACATTCAAACCCTGCTTTACCCCTTCTTTATCCTGATTTAAAACTTGCCCTATCTGAGCGACGGCCTCTTCGTCAAAAAAGTCCTTCGCCCCTTTTAAAAGCTGATTTTCCATTATCTTTGTTTATTTATAGTTTATATAAAACTCT
The DNA window shown above is from Sphingobacterium thalpophilum and carries:
- a CDS encoding OmpA family protein → MENQLLKGAKDFFDEEAVAQIGQVLNQDKEGVKQGLNVTIPALFLGLSQHSDSGSGISAILERAKQHFANFDFHELLGRVTKADEPAGDPAVKGENAQGLLGSIFGGGLDTVLSTVAGYLGYDGSSIGKLMNFSLPAIFSSLTNKGQNWDFDRIGHVLEENKTAFAAAVPAGLGLGAFGKLFDGAHFSAPEESATEHAIPADVAKEVDSHKSIPINPANELEAHKEPLSLPRAEESRAAIAGTGSGGGWWKILIALVVLAALWFLFGKGCSGSKQDGATDTSVNKTTVESDTMKTGSGMVEREQTEVILPNGVKLAAFKGGIEDHLVQFLKSDYKSMGEDSLKNTWFDFDNLNFKTGTAEVLPESQVQLSNLAAILKAFPAANIKIGGYTDKTGNEDFNKKLSLERATAVKDYLSKEQLSKQVIGAEGYGSQFAKYKADAPESDRIMDRHVSISVR